The proteins below are encoded in one region of Cygnus olor isolate bCygOlo1 chromosome 19, bCygOlo1.pri.v2, whole genome shotgun sequence:
- the ZBTB6 gene encoding zinc finger and BTB domain-containing protein 6 has translation MAADSEVLHFQFEQQGDAVLQKMNLLRQQNLFCDVSIYINDTEFQGHKVIFAACSTFMRDQFLLNQSRQVRITILQSAEVGRKLLLSCYTGALEVKKKELLKYLTAASYLQMVHIVEKCTEALSKYLEIDASMENGSQAAERCHSSDTELRRRDDVLDKDCEIIEVSEDSPANLEFSIKEENGDVSQPAAQSLDSERKETKTPEISTVEIGYKDDEICIFRMDSVSVPSVENDHFPQPCTSSKTNLYFPETQHSLINSTVESRNTETSGNHFQAFVNDNPEGTSSLMNGFQSLDDSSNSWRHQCPKCPRGFLHLENYLRHLKMHKLFLCLQCGKTFTQKKNLNRHIRGHMGIRPFQCMVCLKTFTAKSTLQDHLNIHSGDRPYKCHCCDMDFKHKSALKNT, from the coding sequence ATGGCTGCGGACTCGGAGGTGCTGCACTTCCAGTTCGAGCAGCAGGGCGACGCGGTGCTGCAGAAGATGAACCTCCTGCGGCAGCAGAACCTCTTCTGCGACGTCTCCATCTACATCAACGACACCGAGTTCCAGGGCCACAAGGTGATCTTCGCCGCCTGCTCCACCTTCATGCGCGACCAGTTCCTGCTCAACCAGTCGCGGCAGGTGCGCATCACCATCCTGCAGAGCGCCGAGGTGGGCaggaagctgctgctctcctgctacACCGGCGCGCTGGAGGTCAAGAAGAAGGAGCTCCTCAAGTACCTCACCGCCGCCAGCTATCTCCAGATGGTTCACATCGTGGAGAAGTGCACCGAGGCGCTGTCGAAGTACTTGGAAATCGACGCTTCCATGGAGAACGGCAGCCAGGCTGCGGAGAGGTGCCATTCTTCAGACACGGAGCTGAGACGTAGGGACGATGTTTTGGATAAAGATTGCGAAATAATCGAGGTTTCAGAAGATAGCCCGGCTAATTTAGAATTCTCcattaaagaggaaaatgggGATGTCTCgcagcctgcagcacagagcttgGACTcggaaagaaaggaaacaaaaacccCAGAAATATCAACGGTTGAAATAGGATATAAGGATGACGAAATTTGTATCTTCAGGATGGACTCTGTGAGTGTCCCTAGCGTAGAAAACGATCACTTTCCTCAGCCTTGCACCTCCTCTAAAACAAACTTATACTTTCCAGAAACTCAGCACTCCTTGATAAATTCTACGGTTGAGAGCAGAAATACCGAAACGTCAGGAAATCACTTCCAGGCTTTTGTCAATGACAACCCAGAAGGGACTTCGAGTCTGATGAATGGGTTTCAAAGTCTGGATGATTCCAGTAATTCATGGCGGCACCAATGTCCAAAGTGTCCGAGGGGATTTCTGCATCTTGAGAACTATCTTAGGCATCTAAAAATGCACAAGCTCTTCTTGTGTTTGCAGTGTGGTAAAACGTTTACACAAAAAAAGAATCTCAACAGACACATCCGGGGGCACATGGGTATCCGCCCCTTCCAGTGCATGGTGTGCTTGAAGACGTTTACTGCCAAAAGTACCCTCCAGGACCACTTGAATATACACAGCGGTGACAGACCCTACAAGTGCCATTGTTGTGACATGGACTTCAAACACAAGTCTGCTCTTAAAAACACTTAA